The window TTGCTTATTTTATTACTTTGCTTTTAATATGGAACTATATTAGTCTTGCCATCAAATTCTTGATTTTATAACTATAGTATTTGACCATTGGAGTTCGCGTGAAGTTTAATATATCAATTACCAGAATGTTATATAACATTGAAAAATGATAGTACATTAACAAAACTTCACGGAATGAAGAAAGTATCACGAAAAATGAAAATGATACTATTGGAAGCAGTTGCCGAAAAATATTAACGCTAACCAATTATTGGGCCCATGCTAATGGTCATGTATATATATAGTGGGAATAAGCAGGCAGTTGATGGTCAACATGCCTACTTGATTCTCAGGGCAATTCtgtaattttataaaatattagcAACGTTATTGGCTAAGAAATGGTATTACTGTAGCTGCCAAGTAGAATTTTATGTGCATTAACCAAATTATCAATTTCTCCCACGGTAGCTTCTTTGCCTAACTTTGTACCCCCTCGTGTTCCCACATGTTCCCACCTTCACCCAATAACCCAATCGTTTGTGTGTATAATTTTAGCAGTTCCTAACATGCAATTGTTTGAATCTATGCGTggcaaactttttaaaaattaattgaaGTTTTAACTCTACCTAAACATTTTCGGTGTGTGTATTCTTTAGCAAATTGTGACATGtaatttgtttgaatttttgtgtGCAGAACTAAGCTGTAAAAATTAGTTGAATTTTTCTAACAAGTTTTTGCAGAATAACTATAACGGGGGTAACCAATTTTAGTACAGTTTATACGAAAAGTATTTTGGACTTAActatattaaattatattttacttattgttattaataatttaatattGAAGGATCTTATATGGTTTAAATTTATGACTTTATAATTTgacatttaattatttatgacatTTATGATCGGTACTAATTAAAAAGGcattttttaccatttttggTACTCTtgacaaaggaaaaaaaatactatGCAATACAAATACTATATTTCAGATTAgtacaatatatttatttcaaaagCATAATTATTCTCTTTCAATTGTTTGTGAGTAAAAATAGGATGAACTAGGATACAATAATAATATGAGAGATTGAATTGATAAACGAGCATAGTTATAAAGAATTACTAAGCCTTTTGGTGAGAACTTTTAGACATGTGGACAAACATAGATAACCATATGTGGTTAGGCTTTAAATAGGATAAACAACTTGTTAGGGTAATCATGGATTTTATATCAAACACACAAATTTAAGACTGAGTAATTTGTGAAAGGCTCAATGATTATGTATCGCATTCTTTTCCAGTTTATAGTTAGGTACTTGAAGGGGGATTTGCATACGTACCTTATATTTGTGCCACCTTTTAACTTGtaccatatttttttaaaattattaatttgatAGCCATCtcacaaaaaaatataataatatgacaattacaccCCTAACGAAAGATATAAAACGGTCTCCTCCTCTCATCTCAGcaactttataaaaaaattagaaacttgtccagattcatcttcagaatcacacttgcatgaagttgtttcaccttgaagctaaaacttcatgctaatgtagcatgaagtCATTTCATGTTgtagctaaaacttcatgctaatatagcATGGAGTTAtttcacattgaagctaaaacttcatgctaatacatgctgaagttatttatcctgTAGTCTACAGTTTTGCCATTAATTTTATCTGAAACTTCAGTCTatacatgctgaagttatttagttcatttgctaaaacttcagattaaacatgctgaagttatttagtttatttgctaaaaacttcagactaaacatgcttaagttatttagttcatttgctaaaatttcagactaaacatgcttaagttatttagttcatttgctaaaacttcagactaaacatgcttaagttatttagttagtttgctaaaacttcagactaaacatgcttaagttttttagttcatttgctaaaatttcagacaaaacatgcttaagtttttgtcttgtagtatgtaattttctaatgagtttttgctaatgcatcctgaagttatttagttcatttgataaaattttagacaaaacatgctgaagttatttagttcatttgctaaaatttcagactaaacatgctgaaatttttagttcatttgctaaaatttcagactaaacatgcataagtttttgtcttgtagtatgtaattttctaaagagtttttgctaatgcatgttgaaattatttagttcatttgctaaaactttatACCAAAATATGTTGAAGTTTTGTaacgcagtctacagttttgtcctgagttttatccgaaacttcagtctaaacaagctgaagttttttagtttatttgctaaaatttcaacctaaacatgcttaagttttccCCCTGTAATCtgtcaatagtcttttattaaagaaaGGGCAAAATCGtcattttaaaatacttttaacaaaaaaaatatgtacTAATACAAACGGAAAAATaaaacgggtataagttaaaaatgggcgaccaaatagggcgccccatgcaatttttacggTATTGGATAAGCCATCACTATAAAAGAATGATCGTACCACTTATGTAGGAGGATAATTATACCACTTACTTAGGATAACTATATAgattatataattatattatatagttataaaattatatttctatactccctcaatttcaaaaaaattgtcttggtttgactTGGCACAACTtttaataaaaagggaaaactttTGAAAAATATGGTCTTATATAAGTCATAACATTTGTGTCGctgtaaaacttttgaaacttgtagtaTGAAACCTGTTATAGCATTTGTATGTCTATAAATGCTTCCCATTAAGGAAATATTGAAAGGTGacaattttattgaaattgactaATAGGTGTCAATCTTTTTGAAACATAGGAAATACATTATAtgtttatataaaaatatagttTTTTCATAGTTTTGGGgttaattaaaactaatatttCTTTCCTTCATAATAAAGTAAAATTTATGTAACTTCAGCATATTTACGTAGTGTATATATATCttcagcatatatatatatatatatggtgtctTACCAATAACATAGTAGTTTTCATGGACTTCCCTATGATCGAAAATACGTTTTACttttaactaaattaatttggcAAAAGTAATTGTGGCTTTGAAAAATCAAGAAgtcattaattagtatatttcCAAATCCATCCTTGATCCAATTTTTGGATCTACAAAATATGAGAATATTCAAAGAGTAATTTAGAGGATATAAAGGATAATGCTATTAAATGATTTTCTTAATAGGTGTGTCAAAAATTTAGAAGCACTTATTTTGAATGAGAGATAGCATCATCTAAGAAACTATATCCATAACTATTTTAAAAACTTGACATTGTAAGTAAAATTTTATATtacaaatgtaaataaatttaaaaaaatttacgCATACTGATTCGTACAACTTAAACATAGTGTTATTGAGCCCATGCACAACATGGTCTATCCCTTactagtatcatgcatatgcaaaGCAACTCTATGTTGAATTTGTCAAGTTATCTGTACAAACCCCATAAATCTCATCTGACGGCATTCAACTTATAAGAACTAAAATTATGTAACTTACGTGGTGATACTGATTTGTAATTAAGCACTCAATGATAAACCTACTGGAATTTGACATGGATATGGACAGTGGAGGATCCAAAATTTAAACACCATGAGTTCTAAAATGCAAAAGTAAATTTAAAATGTATGTCCACTCTATAGAAACTTATTTTCTCATTGAGTTCTACCTCGACATACTGAATTCTGTGAACCCATTGATGGATCAAACTGAATATGGCAGCGCGGTAAAGAACCAAAAGATGCTGAGAGACGGACGGTGAAAGCACTATTGTTTCAGTTGCCAAAAGGTATATTAACAAATTATAGATGTAAGATGTCGCAGTCAATTAAAAAATAGGTTGCTTATTGAGCTGCAATTACATAATTTGATCAGTGAGACTGATTCCGACTTGCCTGCTGCTTTTTTCAAGTGCAAGTTGCTCATTTGAGCATATCATTTCACCCGTAAAATGATTCAGCATTTTTGTAATGCTTGGATACATAAAGTACAACATGAATTATATCATCTAACTATCTTCAGATCACTGGCCCAAGATATCTGATATTGATTTATTGATAGCTTGAAACAATTCTTTCCTGTCATTTGGGAAAATAAAGAAAACGTGAGGTGGAGCGCATAGTATCAACTATGAACGAAGTAAAGCAGACAACTAAATGTGTATGGTCGGACACCAGTGTAAAAACTATAAATTGACTGAGGCAACCATGCAATAGCATCCGAATGAAGAATTTGGAGACGGTTGAAACCAAAAATGGCTACCAGACATAAGAAAAGCACAAGGTTTAGTGGTATCTTTCACTAGTTACATGTACAAAACAGACTTAAACAGCTAAGGGAAGGAGGGAGTAAGATCGGAGACACTTGGTAAGAAAAAAGGGTATATTTGGTAAAGTTCTTTACCTGTCGGGCTTGAATAAGAGGTATCTGTATACGAACCACTGCAAAAGAGAAAAAACAGGAAATGCATTAGGTTAATGATtaataaggaaatcagaatccgaACATACTAAACTCACTGTTTGACAACTGAAACGATAAAAGAGAACTAAATTTATCTATTGTTCCTCAATAATACAGGAGAAAATAAGTGTGCTTCAGTACTTACAGAAGAAAACAATATCCCAACGAATTCAAACACACTTGGAATGAAGGGCAGGTGGTCGATTGCCTATACAAAACTTAAAAACATCAGTACATTCACAATTCTCAATAATAAAAATCTATGGATCTCTCAGTAGTATATGGTAAAGCAACAGTGATAGGCCTAACACTGATGTAAAAATACTAGTTTGAGGTCAGACGTTGCACTAGTGGTGTTTCCAGCAGAGGGCGTTGGAGCTCAATATATTCTTGGATAGGTATCACCGATTGCAAATGTCATAGAGATTTTGTCAATCACCAAAGAGGTGATATTGTAGACTTCTCAATGTGGTATGGGCATAATATAACTCCACCATCTATATATAAACCAACAACAATTACCGCAATAAGATTTGAAGAAGCCCAGAAACCAACAATAGCAGCAATTCCCAACCCAATTACAGCAACACGGTCTTCAGGCTTGTCCCACTGTTTCAACAATCAAACAAGACACAATTCAACCATCGAAGCATAACAAATAAGGTTATAGGATCAATGTTGCTTTACAATTCCAGaaatttgttcttttttttccttcttgagGGAGGGGGGTGAGGGGGAGTGTAGCAGGGAATCATCGCCTTTGTGCTATCAACCAGAATTGCTAGGACGGAAAAGTGCAAAGGATGAACAAAACAATTGAAGATTTATTGACAGCTTCATTTTGGAATCTTTTCCCAGGAGAAATGAGcatttgattgattctgattctCGTAATGAATGTCACTACAATGAACTATAGGAATCAAGATATGATATAAGAAAAGGAGAGAAGGGGCACTCACAATATTCTTTACTGATTGAACAACACTTGAGGATTCAGAACTATCACTCGTAGCCTTTGCTGTGATGGCCAGATGACTTTGTCTTGCTACAATAAAAGAGTAAAAGTCAGAAGGAGTCTGTAAAATATGAGTACTATTTAATATGAAAACTAACCGAGGAGGAGTCAAGACATAAATTAAATAGGAGAAATTTCATTACTTCCATGGTGATTTATAGAATCCAAAATCTGGACCTAAATATGACTTGGCATCTTCAATAAGCTTTCAAGGTAAATCTTACCTGGTTTAGCGGTATCAATAGTTCGATAACTCTAAATTGAGAACTTCATCTTGCAAATCAAATGATACTTCACGAACGTTCTATTTACAGGCTCATTCACCTCCGTAGTAGCCAAAGGTCAATCACGACGACTTCAGGATAGCCTCATCTAACCGGCTCATTTACTTCTATCTATAGTAAATATGGAATAGCAGTATTTCTTTTGCATGTAAGTGATATTAGTTAATTGACTAATCGCTAGCTCTGCTCGTTAAGTCTTCTCTATGGATCAAATACACCTATATAAACGATAAACATTCATACTAGTCTTTAAATTCTAGTGAAATGTAGCATCATCCCATGTTTCCCACTCCATTTTAAGTATACTAAATAAATGTAAGATGTCCACATGACCAGCAGAATTCACTTTCTCCAACTACAACTATATGAGAAGTGTCAAGTGACAAATAGGTCATCGGTTTACCCTAGTAAAAAGGGGTCATTTTCCCCTTCACCAAAAGTTACAATCCCGGTTTTATTACTGAAATTTCACCTACTAAATTACAAACACAACCTCAAGATTATACTACTTCAATAAGACACAAAAATGAACTCTTGTTATTAAGTTCACTACATCTTATTGTCCAAAATCCAAATCATCTACTGTCAACAacaaaatgagaaaaagaaattCTAATTGCGGATATATATTGAAGAAACTTACTCCTGGGGATAGAAAGAATAGATGTCTGAACAGTTCCAAAAAATGACTGTCTTCCACTGATGGCTTGCGGAGGAGGATGCAACTTAGCTACGACTGAAGCCATCTGAGAATTTTAACTTTGTTTTGCCAAATGGGTCTTTGGTTTTAAGAAACAACAGTTCGAAGTGAGATTGAAAGAAAGCTGATAATTTTCGGAGTAGGAACTACAGAACCAGATTGGGCAGTGAAGAACACGCAGCTAGATAAGCCACAATAATGATAAGAGACAATAGTTAGAGCCAAAGCTGAATGTGGGAATCCGAAGGCCAGCTCTTGTCGTCCCATAATTGTGCCATTTTGtcaacaaaatgataaaaatggttCCCTATGTTTAGTGGTATGTTTAAAACAGTCCTTTAAGTATACTTTGAATAGTTTTGATCCTCTAAATTTGTTAAAGTGAACAATTTTTTAACTCCGTAAAATAGCAGTTACTTAGTTTAATCGAAAAATTATGGAAAACAAAAAGAATTTTACATTTGGATGTgcagtttcttttttcttttttttgtgtgtgtgcaTATTTCTAGTATCAAGTTGAGTTTTTGAAATGCAACTTTTACTTACTTATTTGGTTTATTTTTGATATTTGGCGCAACTTTTGGTATGGCAATTTCTAAAATTTGACGAGACTTGTTTCTGTTAAATTTCTACAGTTTTTATACATCTAAAATATATAGGGTTTTGTATTTTATGTCAAacattatataaaataatatgaaTTTTTATACCATAATTATCTTTGCTTATACATGTAATCAAACGCGTTCTTAATTATTAAAGAGGTAGGAGGAGGGAAAGggacaaattattatttttatctcccggGTGAAGTTAATGTATGTatatacataatgtatatatacatcATCTactgaaaaattattatttttattacaatatcagttttaatacttaaaataAAAAGGGTACCTCAATATACAAAACATTTGTTTTCACGCGATGTTCAAAGAAGTGCCACATTTCGAAAGGTATGGTATAAATAACATAGCATAATATATACATTAGTGATTGCTTATATTTATAATaagtttataattatttttaagcaATCTAATTATTTGTGCAAATATTTTTCGTACTTCAACTTATAAAacttaaaatctttaaaatttatACTCAATTCCTGTTCTTCAGTACTGTAATTAgtggtgttcataaaaatccgaaaaatcgaaccaaaccgactaaaaaatcaatactttttaggtttggtttggttttaattttgaattttaaaaaccgaacaaatttggtttgattttggttttaataaaaaaataaccgaaaaaatcgaaccaaaccgactataaaagtagctatttaaattttttatcacacacacacacacacacacatatatatattctaaaattttatggtacatattagtcatttgtatttttagtctagttctttacTATTATattaatctaattctttgcctttacattctactttgattggtagttttcttttgctaagtacaataaatcgaatttatttcatgttaaaaataattgatatttAATTGAATActattattcatcactatttgattcaattatcatcaatatatcttggtaaatgatagatttctcaaagaataattgatttgatagtgttacgttgaaaatgtagtcaCCGGAATATGCGTTTGATAGtgtgtcttatatttaagaaaaaacccgataaataaccgaaaaacagaaaaatcgacaaaaaccgaatcgataaaaaaccgacttaattgatTTGATTtagttctaatatttgaaaaatcgactTACTTAATTTAGTTTCTTCTCAGGAAAAACCGACCCAAACCAAGAACACTCCTAACTGTAATCTATTTATGGCTACTCTTGACTTTCAAGTTGATGGAGTTGATGCAGAAAGTGCCGCACAAGTGATCATATCCTCCAGAAAAAAACATTTTCTTATGTTAAATATATCTTTGATACGACATAAACTCTTAAATTACTCCCTTTGTGCAAATTTATTTTGTACAATTCGAATTTTAAAACTTATTTTTTAATCTTGACTGTTAATTTGAACAtatctttaaatttttaaataaaatttttatatttgaaaactaCATAAGAAGTACTATAAATTACAATATGTTAACcgttcaaaatatttaaaatatatatgaaaaatcGTGATAAAAAGAACTCATTTGACTCTCGTAATCCGAAATAAATCACATATACTAAGACTGAGTTTCAACATTTCCACGGCTTATTTGTTGCTATTTTTTGTGAAAATATGACTGATGAGAATAGATAGCGATAAAATAATTAAGATCTTAACCGTAAAAAAATAAGATTATGTGCATATAAGAGTAGGTCAATCAAAAGTAAATGTCAAACAACCATGTTATTATGACTTAGGAGTATTTAGGATTACTGAATTCAAAACTTTCACGATTTTAGAAATCTCAATCCTGCCACTTTAACATACACAAAAAATCAAAGCTATTCATGTTCTAGTCAATTACTAGTGATTATTAGCGCGGTTATTCAAAAATATCTATTCTACTATCGCACTTACTCCACACTTCAAGGTAAGTGTTCAAGATCAAGAAAACGCAGCTAACGATTAAGCCGTAAGAATACTATATTAATGAGTTCAGTGCTAAAAATTTATtaatgagttcaatgctaaaaatcttaaaagctGAACTCATAGAGTTTAAAGTTTGAATCCGTGGTAGAACCTACCGgagaagacaaaaaaaaaaaaaaaaaaaagaacaaaataaaacaacGCCTCAAAATTTTGTTTCCAGATTCCCACACCTTAGAATTTCACAATAATCGCTTTGAAAAGTTACGATACGCATCTTGAACATAATTCAGTGTTCTCTAATTAGTCGTTTCAGACTACTCCATGTTTTTCATCTTATGATGGTATGTGACTGACGTAGAAGTTAAAATATTAATTTGACTCAAAACTCTCTGATTCTAATCCCTCTCCGTTCCTTCATTTGTTTGTTTTATATCCTTTAATTCACCTAACCCCACCCAAATGATatttccctctctctctctctctctctctctctctctctctctctctctctctctctctcacgcgcgcgcgcgcgcgcacacaGAGTCATACAGTCAAAATGCACATCGAAAATCAAAATTCAATGTCATATCTTCACCATAAAACAACACAATAGCTAATCAAAACACTGCCATGAAATTTGTGGACATGTCGAACAACACTCCTTCTAATTCTCACGCCAAAGATTTTGCATCTCCTGCTCTCACTCTCAGTCTTGTAAGTCGTGTTATATATTTTCTCCAATCACCCCTTCATTTCATTTTCTGTATATCAAACTTACTGTTTCTCGTCAAAATGCTAGCTGAAAGTAGATACCTGTCTTTGTTTTGCATATATATAGTAGTATTAAAagattatttgtttttttaattcttgAATATTCTTGAAGGCTGGTATTTTCCGAGATGGTGCAGCTGGAAACGAGGAGACGGAGGAGGTTGACGACGGAAGTGCCGGCGGTGGCCGGAGAGAAGAGACGACGATGGTTGAGATTAGCAGTGAGAATTCTGTACCCCTGATGAGTACTTTATCACGCTCTCGTGATGATTTTGATGCCGAAAACGAAGACTACGACGACCCCACCAACAGTAAGAAGAAGAAGTACCACAGACACACTGCACATCAAATCAGAGAATTGGAGGCGTAGGTTCATACAAATTTCACTTATTAATTAATTTCGcttttggaaaaaaatatttcaaaatttttctaAGTCCCAAAAACTGATTTAGTGCAATTTTTGAATGAAAATTTTTCTTCACTTAAAATACATGTCCAAACACTAGCTTTTTATTAGCTTGTAAATATAAATCCCAAAGAGTagttcctttttgtttttgtttttgggaaaaagtaGTGTAGTACTACTTGCAATACAAAGATGAAAAAGTGCATTGAGTCAGCTTTAAAAGTTAAGCCATTTTTAAACTtagtttgaaagaaaaaaaaatctaaaagtaTTTTACAGTTGAAGAGCTAAATTGTGTGTCATCAAAAAACTTTTGACAGCTTATTTAAGGAGTCACCCCATCCAGATGAGAAGCAGAGGCAGCAGCTAAGCAACCAATTGGGTCTTCATCCGAGGCAAGTTAAGTTCTGGTTTCAGAATAGAAGAACCCAAATTAAGGTAACCATTTTAAGACCGTCTATATGTCGATCATCTAATTTTGAAGAGCAGTCCTAGCATTGTTTTCTACTTGCTTAAGGGGTCATTTGATTATATGTATTCTATCATTATAAAATATTGTATTAAATGTATAATGTTTGGTTCGTCGCACAAAATAATAGTCACTCTATATATACTGCAGCATTTGGTTGGTCAcgtaagaagaaaaaaaatctctGTATTTGGTTGATAACATAAAATTATATCCTCATTAAGTTTTATCAAAATCTGGGAATTATTTCAAAACGAATATTATAGAATgtgaatatataaaataatatatactaGCTATTTTTTAATCCTGATACAATATTTTCAATATTAATTACTGCTCGGCAATTATTTCATTAATCCTACATTGATTTGTTCAAAAGAATGATACTTTTTATATTTGGAAgcaattttactttgaattttatattttatcctGATGAGAAATTTTTATAGCTATATAAATACTATGCATATTTAAAGAATGTATTATAGCGTGTATGaaatcacaaatttcaaaaatttagTTTTTGGTTAAACTCGGTGCCaaatcacataaattgaaacagaagtAAATTGAGTACACTAGTTTGGTTCACATAGGACGAAAACCAAACGAGTGCTTTCTACGAGGCTCTTTCTCTTGGAACGTCTATCCGT is drawn from Nicotiana tabacum cultivar K326 chromosome 22, ASM71507v2, whole genome shotgun sequence and contains these coding sequences:
- the LOC107800499 gene encoding protein CURVATURE THYLAKOID 1C, chloroplastic, which translates into the protein MASVVAKLHPPPQAISGRQSFFGTVQTSILSIPRTRQSHLAITAKATSDSSESSSVVQSVKNIWDKPEDRVAVIGLGIAAIVGFWASSNLIAAIDHLPFIPSVFEFVGILFSSWFVYRYLLFKPDRKELFQAINKSISDILGQ